The following DNA comes from Cucumis sativus cultivar 9930 chromosome 7, Cucumber_9930_V3, whole genome shotgun sequence.
GAACTTCCCATAATTGAAATTATGAGTGTCTTCTCTTGATTGTGAGTTTACTGGTGTTCCTAGGATGGATTTCTTTACGACTTTGCAGGGAGTTGTGTTTTTGGACAATCCTTTGTGGATTCATTTCCATACACCTAAAACGACAGACATGCAGTCTAAAGTAATTGCTCCAAGCAATTCTCAATTCCTGCAGAATTTGCTCTTGTTTTCATACAGATTACAGTTCAATAACTAGAAACGGGTAAGAACAAAGAACCCCAGCTAAGTTCTTGACCCCCTCAACAGATAAGTAACAAACAACAGAAATGAGGAAATGAGGATGAACTGAAGGAAGATTACTTGGAAAATCCAAAGGCTACGATATGGCATTTGAACCGATGGTTGTGGCAATGAATGATCACAATCTTTCATCCACTTGTACAACAAAGTGGGGCATGAGAGGAATGAAACCACAATTCAGGCTGATCATCGACCCATAATTTTGTACATACCTGTTGGATCACCGACGCCAACGGCCAATACACCACCATGATCATAGGAATTATGAGGTCTTATGATTTGGGCAgtaagtttgaaaaattgtcTATGTCACTTCACTATCTACCTCAAAAATCCTCACAATAATCGAGGTGAGCGTAATTTAACAATAATCAACATTTATCCCATATCTtgtaaaactaataatatatactactcagaaaatatatgtattatacAGCACAATTTTAAATCCAGTCCAAGTTCAACTAACATAGAATTTATACTATAACTTTGAAATCAAGAGGTTTCACTCACCATCCAACCCCACctatcataaaaataataattattattgttattataaatttgaaaagttagaaagaaaaaccagCATCTACCAACCTTAGAATAATGTATTTAAAGTCATTGATTTTGTCATAGGAATGCATTAGTGCATAAGTATGAGTGAGATGGATATAGTGCATTATTTAGAATGTATACAGACAGGAgattttgaaaggaaaaaagcaTCATATTTCCCAAATTTGTTTAGCATAGATTGGGTTGTCACCATAATGAAGTAACtgattctaaaaaaatatagataaaagaagaaaatgggaatATAATACAGTTTGTGatttattatctaaaaattaaaaagaaagtaagaaaGATGTTTGAGTTCCAAGGCCAGCATTGAAGGCCTTAAACTTACCAATCCTCTTCTTCAGgaatggaaaaacaaattagttgaaaaacctaaaaatgtttaagaagATTTGCTAAATAAAGACGGTAGAAGGTTATGGCAGAAGACGTTAAAGAACAATTCACcctcttctttcatttgtttgcCTTATATTTCTCCTCCAATGAGTGCAAATCAAACTGTCGTCGTTGATTTTCTCAGAGGATCAATGGAGAACGAATACAAACCCAGATTGCCTAAACCTCCAACCAGGTTGCAGAAGCAGGCGCCGGCCAGTCTTCATCTCGATCAACTTTCAAGCGTCTCAATGTCTTCTGCTAGTAACGACATTTGTTCCAAGGCGATTCTTCCTCTCCTATCGCCACTTCCTCTATCGCCACAGCCCTTGCCTGAAATCGACGGAAATAGAATATCTGCAAACGGAAATGCCGTAGACGGCGGCGGTGGTAATGGGGATCAAAGAGGAATAGGTTTTGTAGCTCCTGGTGGTTGGCAACATCCGGCAGTGGCAGCGACATTTCCTGATCCTTCTACGCTGTTTACTTTCTTTCAATCGCAATGCATGGTAAGCAGTAACACACCgtaagaagaagatggagattgtGGATCGATTCTCGCGTCTGATTATCTACGTAAATCCACCAATGTACATTATGATGTATGTGCGTGTGTGCGCGTGTGTGTTTGTTCATCAATTCCGTTAAGATCTCCATGAATACTTCCTCTGGTTTTAAGATTTCACACACTTCATCTTACTCATAATTTAACAccctgcttcttcttcttcgttttcaatttcttctctattcattcattcaatcaattcaattcatttgTTGTAATTTGTTATCCATGTTCAAGTCTGAATCACGAATCTTATTTCGCCATTAATCATGCTCAACATACGCAAATCAGATCTGATAATGAGATGACAAGAACAAgttgaattttctttaacGTTATATGTGCGATAGCAAGCAATGCCGTTTTTAACGCTTGGAGAAAGGAGAGAGTGGTAGCACGACTTACAGTTTCATTATTCATTTAGTACATATGGGTTTAGGAAATTTGAACAATACATCTCTTCCTTCTTAGATCACTAGATGtcaattatgtttttagaattaCAGCAGAAACCATGAACCTCTCGTGAGGCTATTTTACTTAATCATAAAATAACCATAATTAGGATTAGATAATTGCAAAACAACACCAAACAAATCCCTTCTTCTCAAGCTCATTTTTCGATCAGTGGTTTATAAGtccttctaaattttttaaacatgttattaagatttttttcaaaccaacA
Coding sequences within:
- the LOC105435808 gene encoding uncharacterized protein LOC105435808, which gives rise to MSANQTVVVDFLRGSMENEYKPRLPKPPTRLQKQAPASLHLDQLSSVSMSSASNDICSKAILPLLSPLPLSPQPLPEIDGNRISANGNAVDGGGGNGDQRGIGFVAPGGWQHPAVAATFPDPSTLFTFFQSQCMVSSNTP